In Vicinamibacteria bacterium, the genomic stretch CTGGCGCGTCGGGAACGCGCCATGCCACGACGATGGAGGAGCTCGATTGGGCGATGGGGGAGATGGGAATCGACCAGGGCGTCGTCCTCGCCGTCGAGGAGTACGTCGAGGGGCACGAAGCGTTCTACGATACGCTTACGATTGGCGGGAAGGTCGTCCACGACTTCATCTCTCATTACTATCCCAACGTGCTCGAGGCGATGAGGACGCGATGGATCTCGCCGCAATTCCTCACGACGAACCGGATCGAGTCGGCTCCTGACTATAAAGAGGTTCGGGAGATGGGGGAGAAAGTCATCTCGATTCTCGGGATCGATACCTCCGCCACGCACATGGAGTGGTTCTTTGGACCCAAGGGGCTCAAATTCTCCGAGATTGGGTGCCGTCCACCCGGCGTAAGGGCTTGGGATCTCTATTGTGCTGGCAACGAAATGGATCTGTACCGGGAGTGGGCGATGGCGATCGTTCATGGCCGCTCGAGTCAGAAGCCGACTCGGGCCTATTCGGCGGGCATCATCAATTTGAGGCCGGAACGAGACGGCCGGATCATCGGCTACGAGGGTCTGTCGGCGATCGAGCGCGACCTGGGCCAATGGATCATCGATTACCATTTGCCCAGCACCGGCACCCCGACCCAGCCCGTGGCGGAAGGCTACATGGCGAACGCCTGGATCCGGATGAAGCATCCCGACTACGACGCCTTACGGCAGCTCCTGGATCGGGTAGGGCGGACGGTCCGGGTGCGTGCGGAATGAGCGCGAGAACCGTCTGGCTTCTCGGCCCGCAACATCACGAGCCGTTTCTCGGAAGGCTGTTCCCGACTCTCGGGATCGAGTCCAAAGGGCCGGTCGCCGTGGTGACCGCCGGTTGGCAGGAGCGCGAGGGAGAGGACGAGGAGCTCGACAAGCATCTCGGGGGCCGCTCGGTCGATCTGGAGCTCTACAGCCGGGCCGACCGCGTCTTCCGCTCCGATCCGGAATTCACCCAGGCTCACCGCGAAATGCAGCGACATCTTCGCGAGATCGAGGGCCTCTATCAGATGCGGCTGGCGTACGCCCGCGACGCCGTGCTCCGCCTGCTCCGCGAGTCGGGGGATGCGCGGTTGCTGAGGCCCGAGCGGGATCATGCCATGAGGCAGCTTCGTGAGCTCGATGGCTGGCACCTGAAGCGTATCATCGAGGTCCGGAGCGAGTTCGAGGAGAGGTGGAAGCCTCTGGAGCGGGAATCCGTGGCTCGGCAGCGGGAAGAGGTCGCGAAGATACTGAGAGCCGCCGCGGCGCTCGTGGTGGCCGGTGGTCACGTCGCGGTCCTCCTGAATCGCCTGCGACTGTTCGGTGTCAGGGAGCTTGCCGAGGGCAAGCACGTCATCGCCTGGTCGGCGGGGGCCATGGTCGTTACCGAGCGCGTCGTTCTGTTTCACGACCATCCGCCACAAGGGCCCGGCAATGCCGAGGTGATGGAACAGGGGCTCGGCCTCTGCAAGCGCCTCGTCGCCCTTCCCGACGGAGAGAAGCGGCTCGACCTCGAGGATCCTTATCGAGTCGGCTCCTTCGCCGAGCGATTCGCGCCCGACGCATGCATCGTCATGGGACCGGGCGATGCCATGGCCTGGAATGGAGAGGGCTGGAGCTCGAGCGGCGCTCGAAGACTCTGCCCCGACGGCAGCGTCGAGCAGGTGACGTCATGGTGAAACGCGCTCGCGAGCAGATCGTCGATCGACGGCTCGCGATCCACCGGCTTGCCGATCAGAAGCCGGGAAAGAAGGAGGTCGACGACTTCCTTGCCGCACACGAGTTTCCGCTCCTCGAAGGGCCTTACACGACGTTCGTCTACCGAGGCTCTGCCGAGGCGGTTTTCCTCGGACACTGGATCTACGGGCTGCCGTCGTCACAGGAGTTTCATCGCATCGATGGTACGAGTCTCTGGTACCTGGTGATGGAGCTTCCGGCGGAATCGCGAATCGAGTACAAGCTCCAGCGGTTGCACGAAGGCAAGATGGAGTGGTTGCTCGATCCCTTGAATCCCAACAAGGCCTCCGATCCCTTCGGGGACAACTCCGTGTGCCACACCCCCGGGTACCGCGTTCCCGACTGGGCGACGCCCGATCCCGAAGCCCGTCCGGGCTCGCTCGAGGAGGTGATGTTCGAGAGCCAGGCGATGAAGAGCGCGCGCCGGGTGATGATCTACCGGCCAGCTCGTTTCCGGCCCACGCGCCGATACCCCCTGCTCGTCGTCCACGACGGGCCTGAGTACATCAAGTATTCGGGCATGAAGACCGTCCTCGACAACCTCATTTACCGCTTGGAGATCCCGGGAATGATCGTGGCCTTCACCCATCCGGAGAAGCGTCTCGTCGAGTACGCGAATCACGAGCCTCACGCCCGCTACATCACCGAAGAGCTCGTGCCCTATCTCGAGAGAGAGTTCCCCCTGTTGGGCACACCGCGCCATCGCGGTCTCATGGGGGCCAGCTTTGGTGCGGTGGCGTCGCTCACCACGGCCTGGCGCTACCCGGGATTCTTCGGCCGATTGCTCCTGCAATCGGGGTCGTTTGCCTTCACCGACATCGGCGAACATCAACGCGGACCCACTTTCGATCCCGTGGTCCAGTTCATGAACGACTTCCGTGAAGACCCTAAGGCGGTGAGCGAGAAAGTCTTCGTGAGCTGCGGTACGTACGAGAGTCTCATCTACGAGAATCGATCTCTCGTTCCGTTCCTCCAGCGAACCGGGATGGAGATTCGCTACCGGGAGTCGCGCGACGGCCACAACTGGGAGAACTGGCGCGATCGAATGCGCGAGGGACTCTCCTGGCTCTTCCCCGGACCCCTGTGGATGGTCTACGAGTAGCCGTGAGCAAGCTCAAGACCGGTTGGTATTCCGACCGTCTGGGGAGGGAAGTCGGAGTCGTTCGCTGGGGGGAGATCGGCACTCCGGTGCTGCTCTTCCCCACGGCGGGAGGAGATGCCGAGGAGGTCGAGCGATTCCATGTCATCGACTCCCTTTCGGAGCTCCTCGCCAGCGGACGCATCAAGGTCTACTCCTGCGATAGCGTCGCGGGTCGCGCCATGCTGGTTAACGAAGGCTCGCCCGAGCACCGCATGTGGCTGCTCAATCAGTTCGAGCAGTTCGTCTATTACGAGCTCGTGCCCGCCATTCGGCGGGACTGTGCGACCGAGAACGTCGGCGTGATCGCTGCCGGCTCCTCGATCGGGGCCTTCAACGCGCTCGCGGTGTTGTGCCGCTACCCGGATGCCTTCACCCATGCGTTATGCATATCGGGAACCTATGACCTGGATCGCTTCTTTGGTCGAACGCCCACGGAGGATCTCTACTTCGCTTCGCCGTTGCACTTTCTGCCGGGTCTCGAGGGCGAGTTGCTGGGCGCTCTGCGCAACCGCTTCGTGCTCCTCGCTTCGGGAGAGGGTCAGGCGGAGAACATCGGGGAGTCGTGGCGCGTGGCGAACTCTCTCGGAGACAAAGGCGTTCCCAACCGCCTCGACTCCTGGGGGTCGGATTGGCACCACGACTGGGCCACGTGGAGAAGGATGTTCCCCCAGTACCTGGAAGAGCTGACCCGTTAAATCGCCGAGCTCCCGCCCGGTGATCGACTCCGGGCGCGGCTTCTCTGGTGAAGGTGCGGTATCACCCCGAATCCGAGCTCGTCTTTTATGAATCCAACTCAGAGCAAGATGCCAACACCCACGCGAACGACGGGGGCTGGACCCAGCAGATGAAGAACATCGAGCGACATGTCTCGACCTAACTTCCGAAATGACCGACATGGGCCTAACCCAAGAGCTTCGCTACGCGGGTCGCTTGCTTCGCGCCGCACCGCTCTTCACCCTGGAATTCTGCCGCGCTGCGGCAGCACACAGCTTCAGACCTCACGCTCCTTCAAACGTCCGTTCGCGTATTTGTGAAGGATGCTCGCGATTAGAGTCTGGTAGGGGATCCCTTCGGACAGCGCACGTTTCTGAAGAGCTTCGAGATCCTTGCTGGAGATGCGAATGTTGATCCGGCGGTCTTTCTTGAAGGTCGCACGTGCATAAGCGCGATAGCGTTCGAGCTCGGCGACTCTGTCGCGGACGCTCGTCCATTCGCCCGCTTCCACCGAGTCGAGCAGTTCCTTTTCGACTTTGTCCAGCTTCGACACTAGGAGCCTCCCAGATAGCGCGCCGTCGCCTTCCGGCTGGGAATGATCGTCTTCAAGAAGACGTTGTCCTCGGATTCGATGAACGGCACTAGATAGACATACTCATTCATGGCCACCACCAAGATACGCTGGCCCGCATATCGTTCTGGATTCGGATGCTCCAAGACATCGAGCAGATCGCCCCGCTCGATATGGAACACGACGGCCTCGAACGAAACGCCGCGCTCGCGCATGAGTCTCTCGTTCTTCTCTTGGTTCCAAGAGAAGTACGGCATGCGCTAGTATAGCGCACAATGTGTGCCTTTCGCATTCATATCTCACGGCTCGCCCAGTGGGACGAGTTGCTTCCCCTTCTCGAACCAGGATCGACACCAGCTTGATTGGGTCGTCCTTCGCAATCCTACTGAGTCAGCGCGGTCGAGGCTCTCGAGCCCACACGGCGAGCGAAGCACCGGCCGGGGCTTGCCAAACGAGTTGTCCGTCCGCGAGTGAAACGATGCGGGCGCACCCGCCGGTGTACTCGGATGTGACGAGAAGCCACCCGGAATACTCCTCGAAGCCGACCTGGGGTCCGCAGCCCGTCTCATCGCCATAGATCTCCTTCTCCGTGCCGTTCCGTCTATCGACCCAGTGAACGGGCGCGAAGCCGTGCAGGGTGTCGCCCAAACGCAAATCGAGCTCGACCCCCACGTTCTCGTCGGAAATGGAGCGAAGGAACTGCGGTTCTTTTTCCAGGTCCGAGTCGAAGTCGATTCCGAGTCGGTCGAGGTGATTCCCGATCCGCATGGCTTCTTGTAGATCGGACAGGAAGACACCGTGCCGCCCGCCCCGGTAGCTCCGGACTTCCTCTCCACACATCGACCCGTCGCCCGCTTCGCAGCCTTGGGTCTCTCGCTCGATCAGAACCTGCCAGCCATGCTCGGCGTGATGCTGGTAGATGCGTGCCAGATACTTCAACGTCGCTCCCGATTCGGGAAACTGAATCTCGTACGCTCGCCACCGGCCGCTGTCGGCATCGATCCACAGCTCCGCCGCGTCCGGCGTCCCTTCTAGCATCGCTTCCGGCTCCGCGTGGAGTGTCCAAGCAAGTCGAAAGACCGTCTCGTCGACCCGGTAGTAGAGCGTGTCGAAATTTTCTGTCCAAAACAGGTTCTGAGGTGGACCGGCGAGACGGGTCAGGAGCGTATCGGTCCGACCGGGC encodes the following:
- a CDS encoding ATPase, which encodes MHVVLVEPCFPVNQREFARALHDVGATVTGIGERPKDSLDDGLRRWLTHYEQVQNVCDERVMVERVQWLQSKLPVDRLEATVEAHVLPAAHVREACGIPGTSSRTAFLCRDKPAMKEVLREGGIPCAQSLGSGSREEIRDFAGSVGLPVVLKPPAAAGASGTRHATTMEELDWAMGEMGIDQGVVLAVEEYVEGHEAFYDTLTIGGKVVHDFISHYYPNVLEAMRTRWISPQFLTTNRIESAPDYKEVREMGEKVISILGIDTSATHMEWFFGPKGLKFSEIGCRPPGVRAWDLYCAGNEMDLYREWAMAIVHGRSSQKPTRAYSAGIINLRPERDGRIIGYEGLSAIERDLGQWIIDYHLPSTGTPTQPVAEGYMANAWIRMKHPDYDALRQLLDRVGRTVRVRAE
- a CDS encoding Type 1 glutamine amidotransferase-like domain-containing protein, with protein sequence MSARTVWLLGPQHHEPFLGRLFPTLGIESKGPVAVVTAGWQEREGEDEELDKHLGGRSVDLELYSRADRVFRSDPEFTQAHREMQRHLREIEGLYQMRLAYARDAVLRLLRESGDARLLRPERDHAMRQLRELDGWHLKRIIEVRSEFEERWKPLERESVARQREEVAKILRAAAALVVAGGHVAVLLNRLRLFGVRELAEGKHVIAWSAGAMVVTERVVLFHDHPPQGPGNAEVMEQGLGLCKRLVALPDGEKRLDLEDPYRVGSFAERFAPDACIVMGPGDAMAWNGEGWSSSGARRLCPDGSVEQVTSW
- a CDS encoding alpha/beta hydrolase-fold protein, whose amino-acid sequence is MVKRAREQIVDRRLAIHRLADQKPGKKEVDDFLAAHEFPLLEGPYTTFVYRGSAEAVFLGHWIYGLPSSQEFHRIDGTSLWYLVMELPAESRIEYKLQRLHEGKMEWLLDPLNPNKASDPFGDNSVCHTPGYRVPDWATPDPEARPGSLEEVMFESQAMKSARRVMIYRPARFRPTRRYPLLVVHDGPEYIKYSGMKTVLDNLIYRLEIPGMIVAFTHPEKRLVEYANHEPHARYITEELVPYLEREFPLLGTPRHRGLMGASFGAVASLTTAWRYPGFFGRLLLQSGSFAFTDIGEHQRGPTFDPVVQFMNDFREDPKAVSEKVFVSCGTYESLIYENRSLVPFLQRTGMEIRYRESRDGHNWENWRDRMREGLSWLFPGPLWMVYE
- a CDS encoding alpha/beta hydrolase-fold protein → MSKLKTGWYSDRLGREVGVVRWGEIGTPVLLFPTAGGDAEEVERFHVIDSLSELLASGRIKVYSCDSVAGRAMLVNEGSPEHRMWLLNQFEQFVYYELVPAIRRDCATENVGVIAAGSSIGAFNALAVLCRYPDAFTHALCISGTYDLDRFFGRTPTEDLYFASPLHFLPGLEGELLGALRNRFVLLASGEGQAENIGESWRVANSLGDKGVPNRLDSWGSDWHHDWATWRRMFPQYLEELTR
- a CDS encoding antitoxin; the protein is MSKLDKVEKELLDSVEAGEWTSVRDRVAELERYRAYARATFKKDRRINIRISSKDLEALQKRALSEGIPYQTLIASILHKYANGRLKEREV
- a CDS encoding BrnT family toxin, translating into MPYFSWNQEKNERLMRERGVSFEAVVFHIERGDLLDVLEHPNPERYAGQRILVVAMNEYVYLVPFIESEDNVFLKTIIPSRKATARYLGGS